In Haliotis asinina isolate JCU_RB_2024 chromosome 15, JCU_Hal_asi_v2, whole genome shotgun sequence, one DNA window encodes the following:
- the LOC137265116 gene encoding uncharacterized protein has product MAAGNICDNGAHLPYGEAGMGNYGANLATTWDRCSVLFETNDFLKLAKNVPFPDKTSIYSIGDYGTADGAASMAIMKKLIESLKEHHGPNVQFQIIYEDQEANDFNSLFRRLSGLIPEPPTYLQHIENVFAFASGTHFYKQCVPADSMHIIYSGVAVQWLSGKPPVNKDDIFSFPNTGDGARYMLEKQASEDWETFLILRSRELRKGGLLVVSTTTNYTTSSGEVKCAGENFLSILNTVWKSFHDSGKISQHELMNTNMALCDKSLTLLKAPFDDPDSKVSKSSLRLLSAKQVFVPCKMYMEWRKRKEEEGVDDRVEFARRYVSANRCWSNSTFLTGLSGTRSKDEKELIVNEFYAQVEEVIQNRNPEDFKDDNVFCYVFIIKD; this is encoded by the coding sequence ATGGCAGCTGGAAATATCTGTGACAATGGCGCTCATCTGCCATACGGAGAGGCAGGCATGGGAAATTATGGTGCTAACCTTGCGACAACCTGGGACAGATGTTCAGTCCTTTTTGAAACGAATGACTTCTTGAAGCTTGCTAAAAATGTTCCCTTCCCTGACAAGACTTCTATATACAGTATCGGTGACTATGGAACTGCCGATGGTGCAGCTTCCATGGCAATTATGAAAAAGCTAATTGAGAGTCTGAAAGAGCACCATGGCCCTAATGTGCAGTTCCAGATCATCTATGAGGACCAAGAGGCCAACGACTTCAACTCCCTATTTAGACGTCTTTCTGGTCTAATCCCTGAACCACCAACCTACCTCCAGCATATTGAGAACGTCTTTGCTTTTGCATCGGGGACACATTTTTACAAGCAGTGTGTCCCGGCTGATTCAATGCACATAATATACAGTGGAGTAGCTGTACAGTGGCTTTCCGGAAAACCTCCCGTTAATAAGGACGATATTTTCTCATTTCCAAACACAGGTGATGGTGCCAGGTATATGCTCGAGAAACAAGCTTCAGAGGATTGGGAAACATTCCTTATCTTGAGAAGCCGTGAGCTGAGAAAAGGGGGATTATTAGTCGTGTCTACAACTACCAACTACACTACTTCATCAGGAGAAGTAAAGTGTGCCGGTGAAAACTTCCTGTCAATTTTGAATACGGTGTGGAAATCATTCCACGATAGTGGCAAGATTTCCCAACATGAACTCATGAATACAAATATGGCACTTTGTGACAAGAGTTTAACTCTACTGAAAGCACCGTTTGACGATCCGGATTCAAAGGTGAGTAAAAGCAGTTTACGTCTTTTATCAGCTAAACAGGTATTCGTTCCTTGCAAAATGTACATGGAATGGAGAAAAAGGAAGGAAGAGGAAGGTGTGGATGACAGGGTTGAATTTGCCAGACGATACGTGTCAGCCAATCGCTGTTGGAGCAACAGTACCTTTCTGACAGGACTTTCAGGAACTAGAAGTAAAGATGAGAAAGAACTGATTGTGAATGAATTTTATGCTCAGGTGGAGGAAGTGATCCAAAATAGGAACCCAGAAGATTTCAAGGACGACAATGTGTTCTGCTATGTCTTTATCATCAAAGATTGA
- the LOC137266347 gene encoding toll-like receptor 13 — protein sequence MERLCVISFIILTLASTVHGDIRKRCFSYCKCRPPLMQCRGQKVGIPKAFPNVTRVELARIDLGYLTRIMMANLTYCHLKSLIMDRNNITGLAPDAFEDLIFLQLLKWQQPGFLLKDIIPALQNMHSDLHSLTLYADSGTKKTLDAAVFQHLTSLCQLTLFVTGMEVFNATFLSHVQNLSRLELSQQSLRSFIVERPLPKLESLFLEGNDLVGVPSLCAEGGSALTPRLRKLDVQNNNIRRLDLSRLACLPNLLKLLLSKNRIEHLPKNAFFNLPKLQSLHMSDLWALKSVHDLAFNSTSLYKLYYSNNPSFTRARTIQGNFFKFTPNLGILNLDRTNLRIFGDKLRLFLQNLKNIETLSMRFTGLAEIPSGVLSQLKRLRELNLLGNNFPNLTSGAFANVTSIRKLNLASCNIKIIKVGTFPRNFRLNIKEINLANNHFTCTCELRWFRTWMKEVIANESIKFTGYPYGYVCTLPNGTRIRLDDYNPTEQSCASTYVYTVVLTIVLSACLIVTVAALVVYRYRWYVLYWFSLLRHKQQRQQLCPLEVMKYDAFVSYSNSDADWVYDELLNFLEGEVGLRLCEHSRDFEAGRFIIDNVFDAMETSKKTILVISNEYMKSAWCQFELQVALTNHLKQNVEIVVILLEHIRACQVTSTLRALMMSTTFIEWADDEEAKALFRQRIKQSIAQ from the coding sequence ATGGAGAGGCTCTGtgttatttcattcattatCCTTACACTGGCTTCTACAGTACATGGTGACATAAGGAAAAGATGCTTCTCGTACTGCAAATGCCGCCCTCCTCTAATGCAGTGCCGTGGCCAAAAGGTCGGTATTCCAAAAGCTTTTCCAAACGTTACAAGGGTCGAACTTGCTCGTATAGACCTCGGATACCTTACCAGGATCATGATGGCTAACTTAACATACTGCCACCTTAAATCCCTTATAATGGACAGAAATAACATCACTGGATTAGCACCAGATGCATTCGAGGACCTAATCTTTCTGCAGTTGCTGAAATGGCAACAACCAGGGTTCCTTCTGAAAGACATTATACCAGCACTGCAAAACATGCACAGTGACCTTCACAGCCTCACTCTTTATGCGGACAGTGGAACCAAAAAGACTCTTGACGCTGCAGTATTCCAACACCTTACCTCACTTTGCCAGTTGACTCTTTTTGTTACGGGAATGGAAGTTTTCAACGCTACATTTTTATCGCATGTCCAAAACCTGTCACGACTAGAACTATCTCAACAGTCTCTTCGTTCATTTATCGTGGAAAGGCCTTTGCCAAAATTAGAGTCCTTGTTTCTGGAAGGAAATGATCTTGTTGGAGTGCCTTCCCTATGTGCAGAAGGTGGATCGGCTTTGACTCCTAGGTTAAGAAAACTGGATGTGCAGAACAATAACATCAGAAGATTGGACCTGTCCCGTCTCGCATGTCTGCCGAACCTACTGAAGCTGTTACTTTCAAAGAATAGAATTGAACATTTGCCAAAAAATGCCTTTTTCAACCTGCCCAAATTACAAAGTTTACACATGTCCGACCTCTGGGCTTTGAAATCAGTACACGATTTGGCATTCAATTCCACTAGTTTGTATAAACTGTACTATTCCAACAACCCATCATTTACACGTGCTCGCACTATTCAGGGAAACTTTTTCAAATTCACTCCCAATCTCGGCATTCTCAACCTCGACAGGACGAATTTGCGTATCTTTGGGGACAAGCTGaggttatttcttcaaaacctGAAAAATATTGAGACCCTCTCTATGCGATTTACAGGACTCGCCGAAATACCCTCCGGCGTGCTTAGTCAATTAAAGAGATTACGCGAGTTAAACTTACTGGGTAATAACTTTCCGAACCTAACCAGTGGCGCGTTTGCAAATGTTACAAGTATACGAAAGCTAAATCTGGCTTCATGtaacataaaaataattaagGTGGGTACTTTTCCTCGAAACTTTCGTCTTAATATAAAAGAGATCAATTTGGCAAACAACCATTTCACTTGCACTTGTGAGCTGCGGTGGTTTAGGACCTGGATGAAGGAGGTCATTGCCAATGAAAGCATAAAGTTTACAGGTTATCCGTATGGCTATGTGTGCACGCTGCCGAACGGAACACGTATACGGCTTGATGATTATAATCCTACTGAACAATCGTGCGCCTCGACATATGTGTACACTGTTGTTCTGACCATTGTGCTGTCTGCGTGTTTAATAGTCACAGTCGCAGCCCTAGTGGTTTACCGGTACCGCTGGTACGTTCTTTACTGGTTTTCTCTCCTTCGACATAAACAGCAACGCCAACAACTATGTCCTCTAGAAGTCATGAAATATGACGCTTTCGTTTCGTACAGCAATTCCGATGCAGACTGGGTCTACGACGAACTTCTGAACTTCCTGGAAGGCGAGGTTGGACTACGACTGTGTGAACACAGCAGAGACTTTGAAGCTGGTAGGTTTATCATAGACAACGTGTTTGATGCCATGGAGACTAGCAAAAAGACAATCCTGGTCATCTCTAACGAGTATATGAAGAGTGCCTGGTGTCAGTTTGAGCTTCAGGTAGCCCTCACTAACCATCTGAAGCAGAATGTCGAAATTGTTGTGATCCTTCTCGAGCATATCCGGGCATGTCAGGTGACATCAACACTACGTGCTTTGatgatgtcaacaacattcatcGAATGGGCAGATGACGAGGAGGCCAAGGCTCTGTTTCGACAGAGGATCAAACAGTCCATTGCCCAATAA